The following proteins come from a genomic window of Microtus pennsylvanicus isolate mMicPen1 chromosome 22, mMicPen1.hap1, whole genome shotgun sequence:
- the LOC142839994 gene encoding uncharacterized protein LOC142839994, whose protein sequence is MLETYRNLTTIGYIWEDHNTEKHRQWCRRHNSALQKHKGTHTGEKPYECNQCGKAFAHHSHLQLHKRKHTGEKPHECNQCGKAFAQRSHLQVHKRTHTGEKPYECNQCGKAFARHSSLQLHKRTHTGEKPHECNQCGKAFTHHSSLQLHKRTHTGEKPYECNQCGKAFASHSHLQVHKRTHTGEKPYECNQCGKAFAIHSHLQVHKRTHTGEKPHECNQCCKAFTQRSHLQVHKRTHTGEKPYECNQCDKAFAHHSHLQLHKRKHTGEKPHECNQCGKAFAQRSHLQVHKRTHTGEKPYECNQCGKAFARHSSLQLHKRTHTGEKPHECNQCGKAFTHHSSLQLHKRTHTGEKPYECNQCGKAFASHSHLQVHKRTHTGEKPYECNQCGKAFASHSHLQVHKRTHTGEKPYECNQCGKAFAIHSHLQVHKRTHTGEKPHECNQCGKAFAQRSHLQVHKRTHTGEKPYECNQCSKAFAYNSAFQRHKRTHTGEKPYECNQCGKAFAHHSSLKLHKRTHTGEKPHECNQCGKAFTRHSSLQLHKRTHTGEKPYCCDQCGKAFAHRSHLQLHKRTHTGEKPHECNKCGKAFASHSSLTLHKRTHTGEKPHECNQCSKAFTRHSSLQLHKRTHTGEKPYECNQCGKAFASHSHLQLHKRTHTEEKPYECNQCGKAFAYYSQLQRHKRSHTG, encoded by the exons atgctcgagacctacaggaacctcactactattg gatacatttgggaagaccataacACTGAAAAACATCGTCAATGGTGTAGAAGGCAT aatagtgctcttcaaaaacataaaggaacacatactggagagaaaccctatgaatgtaatcagtgtgggaaggcctttgcacatcatagtcatcttcaattgcataagagaaaacatactggagagaaaccccatgaatgtaatcagtgtggtaaggcctttgcacaacgtagtcatcttcaagtgcataaaagaacacatactggagagaaaccctatgaatgtaatcagtgtggtaaggcctttgcacgtcatagttcccttcaattgcataaaagaacacatactggagagaaaccccatgaatgtaatcagtgcggTAAGGCATTTACACAtcatagttcccttcaattgcataaaagaacacatactggggagaaaccctatgaatgtaatcagtgtggtaaggcctttgcaagtcatagtcatcttcaagtgcataaaagaacacatactggagagaaaccctatgaatgtaatcagtgtggtaaggcctttgcaattcatagtcatcttcaagtgcataaaagaacacatactggagagaaaccccatgaatgtaatcagtgttgtAAGGCCTTTACACaacgtagtcatcttcaagtgcataaaagaacac atactggagagaaaccctatgaatgtaatcagtgtgataaggcctttgcacatcatagtcatcttcaattgcataagagaaaacatactggagagaaaccccatgaatgtaatcagtgtggtaaggcctttgcacaacgtagtcatcttcaagtgcataaaagaacacatactggagagaaaccctatgaatgtaatcagtgtggtaaggcctttgcacgtcatagttcccttcaattgcataaaagaacacatactggagagaaaccccatgaatgtaatcagtgcggTAAGGCATTTACACAtcatagttcccttcaattgcataaaagaacacatactggagagaaaccctatgaatgtaatcagtgtggtaaggcctttgcaagtcatagtcatcttcaagtgcataaaagaacacatactggagagaaaccctatgaatgtaatcagtgtggtaaggcctttgcaagtcatagtcatcttcaagtgcataaaagaacacatactggagagaaaccctatgaatgtaatcagtgtggtaaggcctttgcaattcatagtcatcttcaagtgcataaaagaacacatactggagagaaaccccatgaatgtaatcagtgtggtaaggcctttgcacaacgtagtcatcttcaagtgcataaaagaacacatactggagagaaaccctatgaatgtaatcagtgttctaaggcctttgcttacaacagtgcttttcaaagacataaaagaacacatactggagagaaaccctatgaatgtaatcagtgtggtaaggcctttgcacatcatagttcccttaaattgcataaaagaacacatactggagagaaaccccatgaatgtaatcagtgtggtaaggcatttACACGTCATAGTtctcttcaattgcataaaagaacacatactggagagaaaccctattgttgcg atcagtgtggtaaggcctttgcacatcgtagtcatcttcaattgcataagagaacacatactggagagaaaccccatgaatgtaataagtgtggtaaggcctttgcaagtcatagtTCTCTTacattgcataaaagaacacatactggagagaaaccccatgaatgtaatcagtgcagtaaggcatttacacgtcatagttcccttcaattgcataaaagaacacatactggagagaaaccctatgaatgtaatcagtgtggcaaggcctttgcaagtcatagtcatcttcaattgcataaaagaacac acactgaagagaaaccctatgaatgcaatcagtgtggcaaggcctttgcataTTATAGTcaacttcaaaggcataaaagatcacatactggatag